The Malaclemys terrapin pileata isolate rMalTer1 chromosome 2, rMalTer1.hap1, whole genome shotgun sequence nucleotide sequence AAATCCCTGTTCTCAATGCTCAGGAAAAGCACATCAGACCCCACAGCTGAGACTTGAACCTGGAAGCTCATGGTCCCTACATGGAAGCCATCGGGTAAGCTGACGCGTTGTCCAGACCAGATCGTGGGAGCTGAGCTACGTTTGTAACCGCTGGAAGTTGTCTTTGCATCCCTCCCAAACCATAAAAGAGATTCCGCCGGCCCGACTCTACTTACCTGATATATCCACTACTTTGATGGCCGAAGCCCGAGGGAATTTTTCTTTGAGGACTTGCACCACCCTGGCTTCCCCATCAGTCTGCGACGCAAATGCTCTCCGTGTGTGGCACAGGAGAAGGATCTAGCAGGAAGAAGAAACACAGAAAAGGGACAAGATGGTTACAAACAGAgcggcgggcgggcgggcaggGGCCAGACTGGTTTGTGCTGCAAAGCGGCTCTCGGGCTGGAGGCCCGGCCCGGCTGGGCGAGGCGCTGtaagaccccaggagtcctggcgcccagggCCCCGACGAGGGGTCAGCGACAGCAGAGTcagatgggcgggggggggtggcgaCACCACCACGGACTGTACAAGTGCCCcggccagagccccccagccccctccccaaggccGGCCCGCCCCCTCACCCTGTGGCCGCGGCCCAGGAGGCCGGCGCTGATGGCGGCGGCCATGTCCCGGTGAGgcggcgggcgggcgggcctgTCCTCACCGCCCGGGCCCGGCCACAGGGAGAGTCCGAGAGCCCGGGCTCGATCgcggcccagcgccccctagcgccgcggCGGCCCCGCCacgctcctcccccaaccccccagggcctcctcctcccaccccctccacggggctgcttccctccccccccccccccccagcctccaaccatccttccccccagctcctctcccaacGCCCCagggcctcctcctcccaccccctccacggggctgcttccccccccccccccagcctccaaccatccttccccccagctcctctcccaacGCCCCagggcctcctcctcccaccccctccacggggctgctcctccccaccccccagagcctccaaccatccttccccccagctcctcccccaacgCCCCACCCCCTTCACGGggctgctccccccaaccccgccATTGCCTTCCATCGTCATggggctgcttccctcccccaaccccccagagcctcccacccccatggggctacttccctcccccaaccccccccatctcctcccacccccatggggctacttccctctcccacccccacagggCTGCTCCCCCCATGGGGCTGCTCCCccgaccacccccccccccccccggctgcatCCCCCCTTGGGCACAGCAGCTGTTTCAGGACCCGGGGTTCACCCTTATATATGTGGGGTGCTAACACAAAATTTGGGATTGGGTAACCCCAGCTAAATGCCCCAAACAGCAGCAAGTAAGAGGAGGAACTTACCAGAACATTGGCTTTAAACTTAACCTGGTGTTTCTTTGTATAGGCTGTTGGGAGACAGCTCCTAGCCTGTGAGatgtcccagcacacaggctcCCACATAAGAAGCCCGCAGGAGTACGCAGATGGTCCCAGTGAATGGAGGGCTAGGCCGATAGACTATGCATGTTCCCGACCATTATAGACACACAACTGTCAACCTTCCAAAGCTAGTACTGTTATTAGAAATAATGTGTCTAGCACCCTGAATCTACAAGCTGCAAATACCGATTAAGACATACTCCTTCGCCTGAAGAGCTTATTATTTAGTGAGAGCATTTGCTCCTAGCAACAGTCCAGAAAGAAATCCTGCACCTTACAAACACTCCCAGTGCTAGAGGGGTGCTTTCTGAATGAGCCCTTTAATATGCTTTAAATAAGGCTCTTTGGAGACTC carries:
- the BOLA3 gene encoding bolA-like protein 3; this translates as MAAAISAGLLGRGHRILLLCHTRRAFASQTDGEARVVQVLKEKFPRASAIKVVDISGGCGAMYEIHIESEEFKEKRTVQQHQMVNQALSEEIKAMHGLRIFTSIPKH